A stretch of DNA from Thermodesulfovibrio thiophilus DSM 17215:
GGCAATATTTCATCAACAGCTTGGGGAACTTTCAACATATAAGTATTCAGCTCTTGTTATTGAAGCAAATTATTCAGATTTTTTAAATCTTTCTAAGTTGAAATTTTATAATCCTTCATTCGCGGCGAAGGCAATTGGTGAGCTGTATGCCTTGCATCCAGACATTACCATAGTGTTTACTGGAAATCGCAAGCTTGCAAATGAATGGACTTATAGATTTTTTGATGCCATAAACGCTCATGAAAATGATCTTCCTAATGAAACAATTTCGGAAATAATAGAAAAATACGATGCATCTTCAAAGACAAGAAGAGATGCTTATTTTGAGATAAAAAAGAAAATTATCAACAACCTGCCACCAGAGTTTACACTTTCTATGATAGAACAACTGTTTCCAGATACACCATACACAACCATCAAAAAGGTGATTAATGATCTCAGAAAAGAGGGTGTTATTGAAAAATATGGCAAAGGAAAGAAGAGCTATTGGCAGAAGATATAATTGATATAATTAATTTTCAATCTTTAAAAACTACTGGAATTAAGGTCAATTACCTTTATGTCTGCGAACGGAAGCTATGGCTTTTTGACAGAGGCATCCAGATGGAGTCTACGTCTGATAAGGTCTTGATAGGAAAGCTGCTCGGAGAAGATTCATATCCAAGGGAAGAGAAGAGGGATATGATGATTGATAACCTTATAAATATAGATATTGTCGGTAATAACGAAATACGGGAAGTGAAATATAGCAACAGGATGTATAATGCAGACAGGATTCAATTGCTCTATTATCTCTATTACCTGAAGCAGCTCGGAATAGAAAAAAAGGGCATTATAAACTATCCAAAGATGAGGAAGCGGGAAGAGATAATCTTGACAGATGATGGTGCAAGAGAGGTTGAGGCAGCACTGGTGCGGGTGAAGGAGATTGTAGGCATGGATAAGCCGCCTGAGTTGCAAAAAAAACCTTACTGCACAAAGTGTGCATATTATGAATTCTGCTTTGGATAAAAGATGAGAAACTACTACATATTCTCAAATGGCAGGATAAGACGTAAAGAAAATACCGTGTATATCGAAAATGAACAGGGCGAAAAAAGGGCTATACCTATTGAGGATATTGATACCATACATGTCTTCGGAGAGGTTGATCTAAATACAAAACTACTCAATTTCCTTGCCCAGCAAAATAAAATTGTGCATTTTTATAATTATTATGGTTTTTATTCAGGAAGTTTCATGCCGAGGGATAGAAATGTTTCTGGAGAACTCCTTGTGAAACAAGTAGAATATTACCTTGATAATGAAAAAAGATTCTACCTCGCATATTCTTTTGTAGAAGGTGCCACATTTCACATTCTGAGAAATTTAAGAGAATATAAAAATACAGAGAATTTTCAGGAAAAAATAAGAACTGAAATGATAAAAGCATTAGAAACTAATACAATTAACGAGTTAATGGGATGTGAAGGAAGAGCGAGAGATATATATTATGAAGCTTTCAATGTGATACTGAAGCCAGAATTTTTTATAGACAAAAGACAAAAAAGACCCCCAACAAACCCAATAAATGCTTTAATTTCTTTTGCAAACAGCATGATTTATTCCACAGTGCTTTCTGAGATTTATCACACACAGCTCAATCCAACCATAAGTTATCTTCACGAGCCCAGACAAAGAAGATACTCTTTAAGCCT
This window harbors:
- the cas4 gene encoding CRISPR-associated protein Cas4, with product MAEDIIDIINFQSLKTTGIKVNYLYVCERKLWLFDRGIQMESTSDKVLIGKLLGEDSYPREEKRDMMIDNLINIDIVGNNEIREVKYSNRMYNADRIQLLYYLYYLKQLGIEKKGIINYPKMRKREEIILTDDGAREVEAALVRVKEIVGMDKPPELQKKPYCTKCAYYEFCFG
- the cas1b gene encoding type I-B CRISPR-associated endonuclease Cas1b, with translation MRNYYIFSNGRIRRKENTVYIENEQGEKRAIPIEDIDTIHVFGEVDLNTKLLNFLAQQNKIVHFYNYYGFYSGSFMPRDRNVSGELLVKQVEYYLDNEKRFYLAYSFVEGATFHILRNLREYKNTENFQEKIRTEMIKALETNTINELMGCEGRARDIYYEAFNVILKPEFFIDKRQKRPPTNPINALISFANSMIYSTVLSEIYHTQLNPTISYLHEPRQRRYSLSLDIAEIFKPLIADTIIFKLVNNNMLKIEDFEEDVNYCYLNNTGRKKFIKEFDQKLATTIKHRKLKRHVSYRSLIRFECYKLIKHLINDELYKPFKAWW